In Borrelia duttonii Ly, the sequence TGATATTTATTCATATAATGGAGATGGTAAAGTTTATGATGATGCTCTTGATGCATTATCAGCTGCATATTTAATTTTGTCTTTAAATTATCGTGATAGAAGTCGACATTTTACTAAATTTACTTTCATTTAGCTTATAAATTGTTGTATAATAATTACATAAGGAGATTCTTTATGGAGTATATGCAAATGGAGCCTGTAATTACTAGGCAGATGGTATTCAATGAGCTTATAAAAGCGGGTATTAATAGAGAAATTGCTGATGATTTATCTTATAGATACTATAAAAATGAACTTACTACTAAAGATCTTGAATATTTAAAAGAGAACTTTGACATAAAATTAGAGATGTTAGAGCGTGGTTTAAGATCTGATATTGAAAAGGTTAAAGAGGCCCTTGATAATAAGATAGATACTGTTGAAAATAACTTAAATAACAAAATAGATACTGTTGAAAATAACTTAAATAACAAAATCGACAAAGTAAGGGACGAATTAAAGTCAGATATTTCTCTTGTAAGAAAAGATATGGAAGTGAACAAAATGGAACTTGATACTAAGATAGATAAATTTTCATCAGAGGTTAAAGGAACATTTAAATTACATGCTTGGATGTTTGGGACTATTATTACCATTAATGTAGGAATATTTCTAGCATTAATATCTATGCTATATGCATTGTTTATAAAGTAAATTTAAATAAGTAAATATTTCTTCTATCTAAAGAATAAGTTTAAATTTTTTTTGCAATTTTTTATAATTTTTGCTATTATTTTTTAGCAAAAATGAATAATTGATCTATAATTATTTTTTGTATATTGAATAAGGGTGAACAGGGTTGATGTATTGGAGAAATAATGAAATACAACTCTAAAATCAATTCTTATGAATTATACAAACATTCAATATTTTTCAGGAATTATATAAATAATGTTGCAGAAGACGTCCTGCACAATGGGATCAACTTAGAAGTTCTTTACAGTACTGCTTTAAGCGGTATTGAAGATACGTTAGATAATCTAAAAGTAGAACTCAAAGAAGCACTATTGAATTGTATCATAAGTTACAGATTCAATGGTATTGGCTATATTTTGGTCAAAACAGCAGGAGATGATAATCTTGACTTAGAAATTAATTCAGAATTACCAATTGGATTTGTGTATTTAGATTTTAGTTGTGTGCGAGATAGGGGTTCTAAGTCTCCTTATGTCATATATTCATTCAAAGAAGAGGATGATGAGGGAGTTTTGGCTAGAAAAGAAGTCAAGATCCATAAGAGTCGTTTGATCATATATGAGAATTATGACTATATTTTGGGTTCATATACACCAT encodes:
- the bdr gene encoding Bdr family repetitive protein — its product is MEYMQMEPVITRQMVFNELIKAGINREIADDLSYRYYKNELTTKDLEYLKENFDIKLEMLERGLRSDIEKVKEALDNKIDTVENNLNNKIDTVENNLNNKIDKVRDELKSDISLVRKDMEVNKMELDTKIDKFSSEVKGTFKLHAWMFGTIITINVGIFLALISMLYALFIK